In the Drosophila gunungcola strain Sukarami unplaced genomic scaffold, Dgunungcola_SK_2 000001F, whole genome shotgun sequence genome, one interval contains:
- the LOC128263531 gene encoding electroneutral sodium bicarbonate exchanger 1 isoform X5, giving the protein MPQQAQLKHIHGHGRLPRVIATDSSRPWTMNSSSGDDEAPKDPRTGGEDFTQQFTENDFEGHRAHTVYVGVHVPGGRRHSQRRRKHHHSGPGGGGTGATGGGGSIGGSGSVGGGAGKDNISEKQQEVERPVTPPAQRVQFILGEDVDDGTHVSHPLFSEMGMLVKEGDEIEWKETARWIKFEEDVEEGGNRWSKPHVATLSLHSLFELRRLLVNGSVMLDMEAHNLEVMADLVCDHMVSAGALPPGVKDKVKDALLRRHRHQHEYAKKTRLPIIRSLADMRNHSSSKIEEHSGNLLGATTPISLTASEPGPPGSNGNQNLSTATGGMGRFLTVPSGKTSNRALEDMVKSPSNQSMARPGSGSELSEQQHKGNTHFMRKIPPGAEASNILVGEVDFLERTLSCFIRLSQAVVLGDLTEVPVPTRFVFILLGPPGSQSNFHEIGRAMATLMSDEIFHEVAYRARKRDHLLSGVDEFLDAVTVLPPGEWDPTIRIEPPAAVPSQEVRKRPPELPKEEVDEEEEEARLREENGLSRTGRLFGGLINDIKRKAPWYISDYKDALSMQCIASWIFLYFACLSPIITFGGLLAEATGKHMAAMESLVSGFVCGMGYGFFSGQPLTILGSTGPVLVFESIIYEFCLKMGWEYMTFRFWIGMWVAGICIVLTAIDASALVCYITRFTEENFATLIAFIFIYKAIENVMVIGKNFPVNQGIYDCICTPPIGSNASVIDYAKYNWDYCESYNGTLVGGDCGKPPTENVFLMSVVLCAGTFIISTLLKEFKNALFFPSIVRQYISDFSVLIAIFAMSFFDYSLGVPTQKLEVPNELKPTLSTRGWLIPPFSERNPWWSPIIAVFPALLGTILIFMDQQITAVIVNRKENKLKKGCGYHLDLFILSILIAICSMMGLPWFVAATVLSINHVNSLKLESECSAPGEKPQFLGVREQRVTHIMIFLTIGGSVLLTPLLGHIPMPVLFGVFLYMGVASLKGLQFFDRILIMFMPAKYQPDYMFLRQVPIKRVHLFTIIQLACLIILWLIKSFSQTSILFPLMLVVMIGIRKALDLVFTRRELKILDDIMPEMTKRAAADDLHKLDAEDNHHQHHPVSGAGSNYNADKSGPTTIHIPLSGNKAGNNGPTVNIPPEAVNRTAVWQQINKDGNGISEQLIIPVTLKVRQINGNQTQNLIRRSNCGVDILHQQKHPFESMI; this is encoded by the exons ACCTTGGACCATGAACTCCTCCAGCGGCGATGATGAGGCGCCGAAGGATCCGCGCACTGGCGGCGAGGATTTTACGCAACAATTTACAGAGAACGATTTCGAGG GACATCGGGCCCACACCGTTTATGTGGGCGTCCATGTGCCAGGAGGACGACGCCACTCGCAGAGGCGCCGCAAGCACCACCACAGTGGCCCCGGAGGGGGTGGCACGGGGGCCACGGGCGGAGGTGGCTCCATCGGCGGATCCGGAAGCGTGGGCGGTGGTGCGGGCAAGGACAACATCAGCGAGAAACAACAGGAAGTGGAGCGACCAG TGACTCCCCCGGCCCAGCGAGTTCAGTTCATACTGGGCGAAGATGTGGACGACGGCACACATGTATCGCATCCCCTGTTCTCCGAAATGGGGATGTTGGTGAAGGAGGGCGACGAGATCGAGTGGAAGGAGACAGCGCGATGGATCAAATTCGAGGAGGATGTGGAGGAGGGTGGCAATCGGTGGTCGAAGCCCCACGTGGCCACCCTCTCGCTTCACTCGCTTTTCGAGCTGCGCCGCCTGCTGGTCAACGGCAGTGTAATGCTGGACATGGAGGCCCACAACCTGGAGGTGATGGCCGATCTGGTCTGCGATCACATGGTCAGCGCGGGAGCCCTGCCACCGGGGGTCAAGGACAAGGTCAAGGACGCCCTCCTGCGCCGCCATCGCCATCAGCACGAGTATGCCAAGAAGACGCGACTGCCGATTATTCGATCGTTGGCCGATATGCGTAATCACTCGTCATCGAAAA TTGAAGAGCACTCTGGCAATTTATTGGGGGCCACAACGCCGATTTCCCTAACGGCCAGCGAACCGGGACCGCCCGGATCCAATGGAAATCAAAATCTAAGCACCGCTACCGGCGGAATGGGTCGTTTTCTAACGGTGCCCAGTGGAAAAACCAGCAACAGAGCGCTCG AGGACATGGTCAAGAGTCCAAGTAACCAATCGATGGCCCGCCCGGGAAGTGGATCCGAGCTGAGTGAGCAGCAGCACAAGGGCAACACCCACTTCATGCGGAAGATTCCGCCGGGAGCGGAGGCCAGCAACATCCTGGTTGGCGAGGTGGACTTCCTGGAGCGAACCCTGTCCTGCTTCATCCGGTTGAGCCAGGCGGTCGTCCTGGGCGATCTCACCGAGGTGCCCGTGCCCACAAG ATTTGTATTTATCCTGCTTGGTCCGCCTGGCAGTCAGAGCAACTTCCACGAGATCGGCCGGGCAATGGCCACGCTGATGTCCGACGAGATCTTCCACGAGGTTGCCTACCGAGCACGCAAGCGGGACCATTTGTTGTCCGGGGTGGACGAGTTCCTGGACGCGGTCACCGTATTGCCGCCCGGCGAGTGGGATCCCACCATTCGGATTGAGCCACCGGCGGCCGTTCCCTCGCAGGAGGTGCGTAAACGTCCGCCGGAGTTGCCCAAGGAGGAGgtggacgaggaggaggaggaggcacGCCTACGGGAGGAGAACGGGCTGTCCCGGACGGGTCGACTCTTTGGAGGACTCATCAACGACATCAAGAGGAAGGCACCGTGGTACATTAGCGACTACAAGGACGCCCTATCCATGCAGTGCATCGCCTCCTGGATCTTCCTGTACTTCGCCTGCCTCTCCCCGATCATCACCTTCGGAGGTCTGCTGGCCGAGGCCACTGGCAAGCACATGGCTGCGATGGAGTCGCTGGTGTCCGGGTTCGTTTGTGGCATGGGCTATGGCTTCTTTTCGGGTCAGCCGCTGACAATTCTCGGGTCCACCGGTCCAGTCCTGGTCTTCGAGTCAATTATCTACGAGTTCTGTCTGAAGATGGGCTGGGAATATATGACCTTCCGGTTCTGGATCGGCATGTGGGTCGCCGGCATTTGCATCGTCTTGACCGCGATTGATGCCAGTGCCCTCGTTTGCTACATCACCCGCTTCACCGAGGAGAATTTCGCTACCCTGATCGCGTTCATCTTTATCTACAAGGCCATCGAGAATGTGATGGTAATCGGCAAGAATTTCCCCGTCAATCAGGGGATATACGACTGTATCTGTACACCGCCAATCGGGAGCAATGCCAGTGTGATCGATTATGCCAAATACAATTGGGATTATTGTGAG TCCTACAATGGCACTTTGGTTGGCGGAGATTGTGGCAAACCGCCCACCGAGAACGTTTTCCTAATGTCGGTGGTACTCTGCGCTGGCACCTTCATCATCTCCACCCTGCTGAAGGAGTTCAAGAACGCCCTCTTCTTCCCCTCCATCGTTCGGCAGTACATCAGTGACTTTTCCGTGCTGATCGCGATATTCGCCATGAGTTTCTTCGATTATTCCCTGGGAGTTCCCACCCAGAAACTGGAGGTGCCCAACGAGCTGAAGCCCACGCTGAGCACCAGAGGCTGGCTCATCCCGCCGTTCTCCGAAAGGAACCCCTGGTGGTCGCCAATCATCGCCGTATTCCCCGCCCTGCTTGGCACTATCCTGATCTTCATGGATCAACAGATCACCGCTGTCATCGTGAATCGCAAGGAGAACAAACTGAAGAAGGGCTGTGGCTACCATCTGGACCTGTTTATCCTCTCCATTCTGATTGCCATTTGCAGCATGATGGGCCTGCCTTG GTTCGTCGCTGCCACCGTGCTGAGCATCAACCACGTGAACTCGCTGAAACTGGAATCGGAGTGCTCGGCCCCTGGCgagaagccacagttcctgggAGTGCGCGAGCAGCGGGTGACGCACATCATGATCTTCTTGACCATCGGCGGCTCCGTGCTCCTGACCCCGCTGCTCGGCCACATTCCCATGCCGGTCCTGTTCGGCGTCTTTCTTTATATGGGCGTGGCCTCGCTCAAGGGTCTGCAGTTCTTTGATCGCATACTGATTATGTTCATGCCGGCCAAGTACCAGCCGGACTATATGTTCCTGCGCCAG GTTCCCATTAAGCGCGTCCACCTGTTCACCATTATTCAGCTGGCCTGTCTCATTATTCTCTGGCTGATCAAGTCCTTCTCGCAGACCTCCATTCTGTTCCCCCTGATGCTGGTGGTAATGATCGGCATACGGAAGGCCCTGGATCTGGTGTTCACCCGTCGAGAGCTGAAGATCCTGGACGACATTATGCCGGAGATGACGAAGAGGGCGGCGGCAGATGATCTGCATAAACTGGACGCTGAG GACAATCACCATCAGCATCACCCGGTGTCTGGTGCAGGATCGAACTATAATGCCGATAAGTCGGGTCCTACCACTATTCACATTCCCCTATCGGGAAACAaggccggcaacaatggaccTACAGTGAACATTCCCCCGGAGGCTGTTAATCGCACTGCGGTCTGGCAGCAGATCAACAAGGATGGCAACGGGATCTCGGAGCAACTGATCATTCCGGTCACCCTCAAAGTTCGTCAGATCAATGGCAACCA AACCCAAAATTTAATACGTCGAAGCAACTGTGGCGTGGATATCTTACACCAACAGAAACATCCGTTTGAGTCAATGATTTAA
- the LOC128263531 gene encoding electroneutral sodium bicarbonate exchanger 1 isoform X9: MPQQAQLKHIHGHGRLPRVIATDSSRPWTMNSSSGDDEAPKDPRTGGEDFTQQFTENDFEGHRAHTVYVGVHVPGGRRHSQRRRKHHHSGPGGGGTGATGGGGSIGGSGSVGGGAGKDNISEKQQEVERPVTPPAQRVQFILGEDVDDGTHVSHPLFSEMGMLVKEGDEIEWKETARWIKFEEDVEEGGNRWSKPHVATLSLHSLFELRRLLVNGSVMLDMEAHNLEVMADLVCDHMVSAGALPPGVKDKVKDALLRRHRHQHEYAKKTRLPIIRSLADMRNHSSSKKKKSNSKHSRPAQNLPSITEDMVKSPSNQSMARPGSGSELSEQQHKGNTHFMRKIPPGAEASNILVGEVDFLERTLSCFIRLSQAVVLGDLTEVPVPTRFVFILLGPPGSQSNFHEIGRAMATLMSDEIFHEVAYRARKRDHLLSGVDEFLDAVTVLPPGEWDPTIRIEPPAAVPSQEVRKRPPELPKEEVDEEEEEARLREENGLSRTGRLFGGLINDIKRKAPWYISDYKDALSMQCIASWIFLYFACLSPIITFGGLLAEATGKHMAAMESLVSGFVCGMGYGFFSGQPLTILGSTGPVLVFESIIYEFCLKMGWEYMTFRFWIGMWVAGICIVLTAIDASALVCYITRFTEENFATLIAFIFIYKAIENVMVIGKNFPVNQGIYDCICTPPIGSNASVIDYAKYNWDYCESYNGTLVGGDCGKPPTENVFLMSVVLCAGTFIISTLLKEFKNALFFPSIVRQYISDFSVLIAIFAMSFFDYSLGVPTQKLEVPNELKPTLSTRGWLIPPFSERNPWWSPIIAVFPALLGTILIFMDQQITAVIVNRKENKLKKGCGYHLDLFILSILIAICSMMGLPWFVAATVLSINHVNSLKLESECSAPGEKPQFLGVREQRVTHIMIFLTIGGSVLLTPLLGHIPMPVLFGVFLYMGVASLKGLQFFDRILIMFMPAKYQPDYMFLRQVPIKRVHLFTIIQLACLIILWLIKSFSQTSILFPLMLVVMIGIRKALDLVFTRRELKILDDIMPEMTKRAAADDLHKLDAEDNHHQHHPVSGAGSNYNADKSGPTTIHIPLSGNKAGNNGPTVNIPPEAVNRTAVWQQINKDGNGISEQLIIPVTLKVRQINGNQTQNLIRRSNCGVDILHQQKHPFESMI, from the exons ACCTTGGACCATGAACTCCTCCAGCGGCGATGATGAGGCGCCGAAGGATCCGCGCACTGGCGGCGAGGATTTTACGCAACAATTTACAGAGAACGATTTCGAGG GACATCGGGCCCACACCGTTTATGTGGGCGTCCATGTGCCAGGAGGACGACGCCACTCGCAGAGGCGCCGCAAGCACCACCACAGTGGCCCCGGAGGGGGTGGCACGGGGGCCACGGGCGGAGGTGGCTCCATCGGCGGATCCGGAAGCGTGGGCGGTGGTGCGGGCAAGGACAACATCAGCGAGAAACAACAGGAAGTGGAGCGACCAG TGACTCCCCCGGCCCAGCGAGTTCAGTTCATACTGGGCGAAGATGTGGACGACGGCACACATGTATCGCATCCCCTGTTCTCCGAAATGGGGATGTTGGTGAAGGAGGGCGACGAGATCGAGTGGAAGGAGACAGCGCGATGGATCAAATTCGAGGAGGATGTGGAGGAGGGTGGCAATCGGTGGTCGAAGCCCCACGTGGCCACCCTCTCGCTTCACTCGCTTTTCGAGCTGCGCCGCCTGCTGGTCAACGGCAGTGTAATGCTGGACATGGAGGCCCACAACCTGGAGGTGATGGCCGATCTGGTCTGCGATCACATGGTCAGCGCGGGAGCCCTGCCACCGGGGGTCAAGGACAAGGTCAAGGACGCCCTCCTGCGCCGCCATCGCCATCAGCACGAGTATGCCAAGAAGACGCGACTGCCGATTATTCGATCGTTGGCCGATATGCGTAATCACTCGTCATCGAAAA agaaaaaatccaattctAAACACTCGCGGCCCGCACAAAACCTGCCATCGATCACAGAGGACATGGTCAAGAGTCCAAGTAACCAATCGATGGCCCGCCCGGGAAGTGGATCCGAGCTGAGTGAGCAGCAGCACAAGGGCAACACCCACTTCATGCGGAAGATTCCGCCGGGAGCGGAGGCCAGCAACATCCTGGTTGGCGAGGTGGACTTCCTGGAGCGAACCCTGTCCTGCTTCATCCGGTTGAGCCAGGCGGTCGTCCTGGGCGATCTCACCGAGGTGCCCGTGCCCACAAG ATTTGTATTTATCCTGCTTGGTCCGCCTGGCAGTCAGAGCAACTTCCACGAGATCGGCCGGGCAATGGCCACGCTGATGTCCGACGAGATCTTCCACGAGGTTGCCTACCGAGCACGCAAGCGGGACCATTTGTTGTCCGGGGTGGACGAGTTCCTGGACGCGGTCACCGTATTGCCGCCCGGCGAGTGGGATCCCACCATTCGGATTGAGCCACCGGCGGCCGTTCCCTCGCAGGAGGTGCGTAAACGTCCGCCGGAGTTGCCCAAGGAGGAGgtggacgaggaggaggaggaggcacGCCTACGGGAGGAGAACGGGCTGTCCCGGACGGGTCGACTCTTTGGAGGACTCATCAACGACATCAAGAGGAAGGCACCGTGGTACATTAGCGACTACAAGGACGCCCTATCCATGCAGTGCATCGCCTCCTGGATCTTCCTGTACTTCGCCTGCCTCTCCCCGATCATCACCTTCGGAGGTCTGCTGGCCGAGGCCACTGGCAAGCACATGGCTGCGATGGAGTCGCTGGTGTCCGGGTTCGTTTGTGGCATGGGCTATGGCTTCTTTTCGGGTCAGCCGCTGACAATTCTCGGGTCCACCGGTCCAGTCCTGGTCTTCGAGTCAATTATCTACGAGTTCTGTCTGAAGATGGGCTGGGAATATATGACCTTCCGGTTCTGGATCGGCATGTGGGTCGCCGGCATTTGCATCGTCTTGACCGCGATTGATGCCAGTGCCCTCGTTTGCTACATCACCCGCTTCACCGAGGAGAATTTCGCTACCCTGATCGCGTTCATCTTTATCTACAAGGCCATCGAGAATGTGATGGTAATCGGCAAGAATTTCCCCGTCAATCAGGGGATATACGACTGTATCTGTACACCGCCAATCGGGAGCAATGCCAGTGTGATCGATTATGCCAAATACAATTGGGATTATTGTGAG TCCTACAATGGCACTTTGGTTGGCGGAGATTGTGGCAAACCGCCCACCGAGAACGTTTTCCTAATGTCGGTGGTACTCTGCGCTGGCACCTTCATCATCTCCACCCTGCTGAAGGAGTTCAAGAACGCCCTCTTCTTCCCCTCCATCGTTCGGCAGTACATCAGTGACTTTTCCGTGCTGATCGCGATATTCGCCATGAGTTTCTTCGATTATTCCCTGGGAGTTCCCACCCAGAAACTGGAGGTGCCCAACGAGCTGAAGCCCACGCTGAGCACCAGAGGCTGGCTCATCCCGCCGTTCTCCGAAAGGAACCCCTGGTGGTCGCCAATCATCGCCGTATTCCCCGCCCTGCTTGGCACTATCCTGATCTTCATGGATCAACAGATCACCGCTGTCATCGTGAATCGCAAGGAGAACAAACTGAAGAAGGGCTGTGGCTACCATCTGGACCTGTTTATCCTCTCCATTCTGATTGCCATTTGCAGCATGATGGGCCTGCCTTG GTTCGTCGCTGCCACCGTGCTGAGCATCAACCACGTGAACTCGCTGAAACTGGAATCGGAGTGCTCGGCCCCTGGCgagaagccacagttcctgggAGTGCGCGAGCAGCGGGTGACGCACATCATGATCTTCTTGACCATCGGCGGCTCCGTGCTCCTGACCCCGCTGCTCGGCCACATTCCCATGCCGGTCCTGTTCGGCGTCTTTCTTTATATGGGCGTGGCCTCGCTCAAGGGTCTGCAGTTCTTTGATCGCATACTGATTATGTTCATGCCGGCCAAGTACCAGCCGGACTATATGTTCCTGCGCCAG GTTCCCATTAAGCGCGTCCACCTGTTCACCATTATTCAGCTGGCCTGTCTCATTATTCTCTGGCTGATCAAGTCCTTCTCGCAGACCTCCATTCTGTTCCCCCTGATGCTGGTGGTAATGATCGGCATACGGAAGGCCCTGGATCTGGTGTTCACCCGTCGAGAGCTGAAGATCCTGGACGACATTATGCCGGAGATGACGAAGAGGGCGGCGGCAGATGATCTGCATAAACTGGACGCTGAG GACAATCACCATCAGCATCACCCGGTGTCTGGTGCAGGATCGAACTATAATGCCGATAAGTCGGGTCCTACCACTATTCACATTCCCCTATCGGGAAACAaggccggcaacaatggaccTACAGTGAACATTCCCCCGGAGGCTGTTAATCGCACTGCGGTCTGGCAGCAGATCAACAAGGATGGCAACGGGATCTCGGAGCAACTGATCATTCCGGTCACCCTCAAAGTTCGTCAGATCAATGGCAACCA AACCCAAAATTTAATACGTCGAAGCAACTGTGGCGTGGATATCTTACACCAACAGAAACATCCGTTTGAGTCAATGATTTAA
- the LOC128263531 gene encoding sodium-driven chloride bicarbonate exchanger isoform X19, whose translation MAKNNEYIELPWTMNSSSGDDEAPKDPRTGGEDFTQQFTENDFEVTPPAQRVQFILGEDVDDGTHVSHPLFSEMGMLVKEGDEIEWKETARWIKFEEDVEEGGNRWSKPHVATLSLHSLFELRRLLVNGSVMLDMEAHNLEVMADLVCDHMVSAGALPPGVKDKVKDALLRRHRHQHEYAKKTRLPIIRSLADMRNHSSSKIEEHSGNLLGATTPISLTASEPGPPGSNGNQNLSTATGGMGRFLTVPSGKTSNRALEKKSNSKHSRPAQNLPSITEDMVKSPSNQSMARPGSGSELSEQQHKGNTHFMRKIPPGAEASNILVGEVDFLERTLSCFIRLSQAVVLGDLTEVPVPTRFVFILLGPPGSQSNFHEIGRAMATLMSDEIFHEVAYRARKRDHLLSGVDEFLDAVTVLPPGEWDPTIRIEPPAAVPSQEVRKRPPELPKEEVDEEEEEARLREENGLSRTGRLFGGLINDIKRKAPWYISDYKDALSMQCIASWIFLYFACLSPIITFGGLLAEATGKHMAAMESLVSGFVCGMGYGFFSGQPLTILGSTGPVLVFESIIYEFCLKMGWEYMTFRFWIGMWVAGICIVLTAIDASALVCYITRFTEENFATLIAFIFIYKAIENVMVIGKNFPVNQGIYDCICTPPIGSNASVIDYAKYNWDYCESYNGTLVGGDCGKPPTENVFLMSVVLCAGTFIISTLLKEFKNALFFPSIVRQYISDFSVLIAIFAMSFFDYSLGVPTQKLEVPNELKPTLSTRGWLIPPFSERNPWWSPIIAVFPALLGTILIFMDQQITAVIVNRKENKLKKGCGYHLDLFILSILIAICSMMGLPWFVAATVLSINHVNSLKLESECSAPGEKPQFLGVREQRVTHIMIFLTIGGSVLLTPLLGHIPMPVLFGVFLYMGVASLKGLQFFDRILIMFMPAKYQPDYMFLRQVPIKRVHLFTIIQLACLIILWLIKSFSQTSILFPLMLVVMIGIRKALDLVFTRRELKILDDIMPEMTKRAAADDLHKLDAENPKFNTSKQLWRGYLTPTETSV comes from the exons ACCTTGGACCATGAACTCCTCCAGCGGCGATGATGAGGCGCCGAAGGATCCGCGCACTGGCGGCGAGGATTTTACGCAACAATTTACAGAGAACGATTTCGAGG TGACTCCCCCGGCCCAGCGAGTTCAGTTCATACTGGGCGAAGATGTGGACGACGGCACACATGTATCGCATCCCCTGTTCTCCGAAATGGGGATGTTGGTGAAGGAGGGCGACGAGATCGAGTGGAAGGAGACAGCGCGATGGATCAAATTCGAGGAGGATGTGGAGGAGGGTGGCAATCGGTGGTCGAAGCCCCACGTGGCCACCCTCTCGCTTCACTCGCTTTTCGAGCTGCGCCGCCTGCTGGTCAACGGCAGTGTAATGCTGGACATGGAGGCCCACAACCTGGAGGTGATGGCCGATCTGGTCTGCGATCACATGGTCAGCGCGGGAGCCCTGCCACCGGGGGTCAAGGACAAGGTCAAGGACGCCCTCCTGCGCCGCCATCGCCATCAGCACGAGTATGCCAAGAAGACGCGACTGCCGATTATTCGATCGTTGGCCGATATGCGTAATCACTCGTCATCGAAAA TTGAAGAGCACTCTGGCAATTTATTGGGGGCCACAACGCCGATTTCCCTAACGGCCAGCGAACCGGGACCGCCCGGATCCAATGGAAATCAAAATCTAAGCACCGCTACCGGCGGAATGGGTCGTTTTCTAACGGTGCCCAGTGGAAAAACCAGCAACAGAGCGCTCG agaaaaaatccaattctAAACACTCGCGGCCCGCACAAAACCTGCCATCGATCACAGAGGACATGGTCAAGAGTCCAAGTAACCAATCGATGGCCCGCCCGGGAAGTGGATCCGAGCTGAGTGAGCAGCAGCACAAGGGCAACACCCACTTCATGCGGAAGATTCCGCCGGGAGCGGAGGCCAGCAACATCCTGGTTGGCGAGGTGGACTTCCTGGAGCGAACCCTGTCCTGCTTCATCCGGTTGAGCCAGGCGGTCGTCCTGGGCGATCTCACCGAGGTGCCCGTGCCCACAAG ATTTGTATTTATCCTGCTTGGTCCGCCTGGCAGTCAGAGCAACTTCCACGAGATCGGCCGGGCAATGGCCACGCTGATGTCCGACGAGATCTTCCACGAGGTTGCCTACCGAGCACGCAAGCGGGACCATTTGTTGTCCGGGGTGGACGAGTTCCTGGACGCGGTCACCGTATTGCCGCCCGGCGAGTGGGATCCCACCATTCGGATTGAGCCACCGGCGGCCGTTCCCTCGCAGGAGGTGCGTAAACGTCCGCCGGAGTTGCCCAAGGAGGAGgtggacgaggaggaggaggaggcacGCCTACGGGAGGAGAACGGGCTGTCCCGGACGGGTCGACTCTTTGGAGGACTCATCAACGACATCAAGAGGAAGGCACCGTGGTACATTAGCGACTACAAGGACGCCCTATCCATGCAGTGCATCGCCTCCTGGATCTTCCTGTACTTCGCCTGCCTCTCCCCGATCATCACCTTCGGAGGTCTGCTGGCCGAGGCCACTGGCAAGCACATGGCTGCGATGGAGTCGCTGGTGTCCGGGTTCGTTTGTGGCATGGGCTATGGCTTCTTTTCGGGTCAGCCGCTGACAATTCTCGGGTCCACCGGTCCAGTCCTGGTCTTCGAGTCAATTATCTACGAGTTCTGTCTGAAGATGGGCTGGGAATATATGACCTTCCGGTTCTGGATCGGCATGTGGGTCGCCGGCATTTGCATCGTCTTGACCGCGATTGATGCCAGTGCCCTCGTTTGCTACATCACCCGCTTCACCGAGGAGAATTTCGCTACCCTGATCGCGTTCATCTTTATCTACAAGGCCATCGAGAATGTGATGGTAATCGGCAAGAATTTCCCCGTCAATCAGGGGATATACGACTGTATCTGTACACCGCCAATCGGGAGCAATGCCAGTGTGATCGATTATGCCAAATACAATTGGGATTATTGTGAG TCCTACAATGGCACTTTGGTTGGCGGAGATTGTGGCAAACCGCCCACCGAGAACGTTTTCCTAATGTCGGTGGTACTCTGCGCTGGCACCTTCATCATCTCCACCCTGCTGAAGGAGTTCAAGAACGCCCTCTTCTTCCCCTCCATCGTTCGGCAGTACATCAGTGACTTTTCCGTGCTGATCGCGATATTCGCCATGAGTTTCTTCGATTATTCCCTGGGAGTTCCCACCCAGAAACTGGAGGTGCCCAACGAGCTGAAGCCCACGCTGAGCACCAGAGGCTGGCTCATCCCGCCGTTCTCCGAAAGGAACCCCTGGTGGTCGCCAATCATCGCCGTATTCCCCGCCCTGCTTGGCACTATCCTGATCTTCATGGATCAACAGATCACCGCTGTCATCGTGAATCGCAAGGAGAACAAACTGAAGAAGGGCTGTGGCTACCATCTGGACCTGTTTATCCTCTCCATTCTGATTGCCATTTGCAGCATGATGGGCCTGCCTTG GTTCGTCGCTGCCACCGTGCTGAGCATCAACCACGTGAACTCGCTGAAACTGGAATCGGAGTGCTCGGCCCCTGGCgagaagccacagttcctgggAGTGCGCGAGCAGCGGGTGACGCACATCATGATCTTCTTGACCATCGGCGGCTCCGTGCTCCTGACCCCGCTGCTCGGCCACATTCCCATGCCGGTCCTGTTCGGCGTCTTTCTTTATATGGGCGTGGCCTCGCTCAAGGGTCTGCAGTTCTTTGATCGCATACTGATTATGTTCATGCCGGCCAAGTACCAGCCGGACTATATGTTCCTGCGCCAG GTTCCCATTAAGCGCGTCCACCTGTTCACCATTATTCAGCTGGCCTGTCTCATTATTCTCTGGCTGATCAAGTCCTTCTCGCAGACCTCCATTCTGTTCCCCCTGATGCTGGTGGTAATGATCGGCATACGGAAGGCCCTGGATCTGGTGTTCACCCGTCGAGAGCTGAAGATCCTGGACGACATTATGCCGGAGATGACGAAGAGGGCGGCGGCAGATGATCTGCATAAACTGGACGCTGAG AACCCAAAATTTAATACGTCGAAGCAACTGTGGCGTGGATATCTTACACCAACAGAAACATCCGTTTGA